Proteins co-encoded in one Flavobacteriaceae bacterium MAR_2009_75 genomic window:
- a CDS encoding amino acid adenylation domain-containing protein — protein sequence MIYTLHQILEKAASDSPNKQAFRCFNDSITYRELDNKSNRLAAHLVNDGVKKGDRVGIYMNRCLETTIAVYGILKSGGAYVPIDPFAPISRVSKILNDCRVSHLVTTPLQNRKIDKVLETETSVTSIIGSDISFEIKTVSWQFIYSHSTALPNKKNILGNDLAFILYTSGSTGIPKGIMHTHYSALSLAKIMADTFDITSEDVFGNPAPLHFDPSTFGYFVAPLVKATTVIVSDAHLKMPTSLAAMIADEKISIWYSVPLMLIQLLNSGCIEKHDFSALRWVFFAGEVFVAKHLRALMQVWSKTKFTNLYGPAELILCTYYNIEQLPTAEFNIPIGNVWAETEFKILDSRQEEVKKGELGELAVRSATLMQGYWNNEQLTDKAFKRVKIAKGYEHIYYRTGDLVKENQEGELLFLGRNDRQIKLRGHRVELDEVEYTFLKNESVEEVAVVVLDKEKEAQELAAVIKLKEGAVTKSHQLRDFCKEHLPLYAIPTTIEIFADLPRTSSGKINRKEISNLLDQTTK from the coding sequence TTGATTTATACCTTGCATCAAATATTAGAGAAAGCCGCTTCGGATTCACCGAACAAGCAGGCTTTTCGATGTTTTAATGATTCAATTACTTATCGCGAGCTTGACAATAAATCAAACCGTTTAGCAGCCCACCTTGTTAATGATGGTGTTAAGAAAGGAGACCGTGTAGGTATCTATATGAATCGCTGCCTTGAAACCACAATTGCAGTTTACGGCATTTTAAAATCGGGAGGCGCATACGTACCGATCGACCCCTTCGCCCCTATTTCTAGGGTGTCAAAAATTTTGAATGACTGCAGAGTCTCCCATCTTGTTACAACGCCTTTACAAAATAGAAAAATAGATAAGGTTTTGGAGACAGAGACTTCGGTCACATCGATAATAGGTAGCGACATTTCGTTTGAAATCAAAACTGTCTCTTGGCAATTCATTTATTCTCATTCTACTGCCTTACCAAACAAAAAAAATATTTTGGGCAATGACCTAGCATTTATTCTTTACACTTCAGGTTCTACGGGAATACCTAAAGGCATAATGCATACACACTATAGTGCTTTGAGTCTGGCCAAAATTATGGCAGACACCTTTGATATAACCAGTGAAGATGTATTCGGTAACCCAGCACCACTTCATTTTGACCCTTCTACATTCGGCTATTTTGTTGCCCCTTTGGTAAAAGCCACGACTGTAATCGTTTCTGATGCTCATCTAAAGATGCCAACAAGTCTTGCTGCTATGATAGCGGATGAAAAAATTAGTATTTGGTATTCTGTGCCTCTTATGCTAATTCAATTGTTGAACAGTGGCTGTATTGAGAAGCACGATTTCAGTGCTTTAAGGTGGGTTTTCTTTGCAGGTGAGGTTTTTGTGGCCAAGCACTTGCGGGCATTGATGCAAGTCTGGTCAAAAACCAAATTCACTAATCTTTATGGGCCAGCAGAACTTATTTTATGCACCTATTACAACATTGAGCAGCTACCTACCGCTGAATTCAATATTCCTATCGGTAACGTCTGGGCAGAAACTGAGTTTAAAATCTTAGACAGTCGGCAAGAAGAAGTAAAAAAAGGTGAATTGGGCGAATTAGCCGTTCGGTCAGCCACCTTAATGCAAGGATATTGGAACAATGAACAACTTACCGATAAGGCTTTTAAAAGAGTTAAAATAGCTAAAGGCTATGAGCATATTTATTATCGAACGGGTGATTTGGTCAAAGAAAACCAAGAGGGTGAACTGTTGTTTTTAGGTCGGAATGACAGACAAATAAAACTGCGAGGCCATAGAGTCGAATTGGATGAAGTAGAGTATACATTTTTAAAAAATGAAAGTGTAGAAGAAGTCGCTGTAGTCGTTTTAGATAAAGAAAAAGAAGCACAAGAGTTAGCGGCTGTTATCAAATTAAAAGAGGGTGCCGTGACTAAAAGTCATCAACTACGTGATTTCTGTAAAGAACACCTACCTCTTTATGCCATACCAACAACAATAGAAATTTTTGCAGACCTGCCGAGAACTAGTTCCGGAAAAATCAATAGAAAAGAAATAAGTAATCTTCTAGACCAAACCACCAAATGA
- a CDS encoding outer membrane receptor protein involved in Fe transport: protein MKKLYFLLFLILSCATAEAHDLYGTVISQKEVAIEGVGVYNKTTGGYTYTNVSGYFELDDISVGDVIYFYSLGFKNHQLTITEDLLDSTVKIVLEDSVVSLDQVVLVSKVNALSNFVNVDVKANPVKSSQEILRKVPGLIIGQHAGGGKAEQIFLRGFDIDHGTDIAINVDGLPVNMVSHAHGQGYADMHFIIPETIDNLDFGKGPYYANKGNFNTAGYIDLKTKKKIDNNLVSLEAGQFNTLRTLGMFKITEGDYSNAYVASELVLTDGPFDSPQNFNRINLMGRYNFNNYDDQDLTLTLSHFQSKWDASGQIPQRAIEQGLIGRFGAIDDTEGGNTSRTNFLVNHTNQIDEHSSVKSKAYISKYDFELFSNFTFFLEDPVNADQIRQKEDRTIIGAETSYQRTIHTGGHESQLKYESGMGFRYDDVNDVQLSRTKDRKTLLERLAYGNVDELNAYGFFDLTYKKNKWTINPGLRLDYFKFDYENLLSEAYDNKSETKLFLGPKLNLIYAASPNVQLFSKSGIGFHSNDSRVVTANQGEEILPLAFGSDLGTIIKPTDRFVVNAALWYLFLQQEFVYVGDAGIVEPSGKTRRLGADLGLRYQITDWLYANGDVNYTHARSTEDPNGENFIPLAPDFTSSAGLSFRDLSNFSGGINYRYVNDRPANEDNSIVAEGYFVTDMNLNYSIKNWTLGVIVENLFDTEWNETQFATESRLLNENQSFEEIHFTPGTPFYIRGKISVNF, encoded by the coding sequence ATGAAAAAATTATACTTTTTATTATTTCTAATCTTATCGTGCGCAACTGCCGAGGCACATGATCTTTACGGCACTGTTATTTCACAAAAGGAAGTCGCAATTGAAGGGGTTGGGGTTTATAATAAAACCACTGGCGGGTACACTTATACAAACGTCTCAGGCTATTTCGAACTCGATGACATTTCGGTAGGCGATGTCATATACTTTTATAGCCTTGGTTTTAAAAATCATCAACTGACGATAACTGAAGATTTACTCGATAGCACCGTGAAAATTGTGCTAGAAGATTCTGTTGTTTCTTTAGATCAGGTCGTTTTGGTCTCGAAAGTAAATGCCCTAAGTAATTTCGTTAACGTAGATGTTAAAGCCAACCCTGTAAAATCGTCACAAGAGATTCTCCGCAAAGTTCCTGGTTTAATAATCGGGCAACATGCTGGTGGTGGTAAGGCCGAACAAATATTCTTGAGAGGATTTGATATTGATCACGGCACCGATATTGCCATCAATGTTGATGGTTTACCGGTAAATATGGTATCACACGCACATGGTCAAGGTTATGCGGACATGCATTTTATAATTCCTGAAACCATAGACAATCTAGATTTCGGAAAAGGCCCTTATTATGCCAATAAAGGAAACTTCAATACCGCTGGTTATATCGATTTAAAAACTAAAAAGAAAATTGACAATAATTTAGTTTCACTTGAAGCGGGCCAGTTTAATACGTTGAGAACACTTGGTATGTTCAAAATCACAGAAGGTGATTATAGCAACGCCTATGTAGCCTCAGAACTTGTTCTTACCGACGGGCCATTTGATTCGCCTCAAAATTTCAATCGTATCAATCTTATGGGCCGCTATAATTTTAATAATTATGACGACCAAGACCTCACTTTAACCCTATCACATTTTCAAAGTAAATGGGATGCTTCTGGGCAAATTCCACAGCGGGCTATTGAACAAGGTTTAATAGGTCGTTTCGGAGCCATTGATGATACAGAAGGCGGAAATACCAGTAGAACGAATTTCTTGGTCAATCACACCAACCAAATCGATGAACATTCAAGTGTAAAATCAAAGGCATATATCTCAAAATACGATTTTGAACTTTTTTCGAATTTCACCTTCTTTTTAGAAGACCCTGTCAATGCTGATCAAATTCGTCAAAAAGAAGACCGAACAATTATTGGTGCAGAAACTAGTTATCAACGCACTATTCATACTGGTGGTCATGAATCTCAGCTTAAATATGAATCAGGTATGGGTTTCAGGTATGATGATGTGAACGATGTCCAATTATCTCGAACAAAAGATAGAAAAACATTATTGGAACGATTGGCCTACGGAAATGTAGATGAGTTGAATGCTTACGGTTTTTTTGATTTAACTTATAAAAAGAACAAATGGACCATAAACCCCGGACTTCGTCTTGACTACTTCAAATTCGACTATGAAAATCTGTTGAGCGAAGCTTATGATAATAAAAGTGAAACCAAACTCTTTTTAGGGCCAAAATTGAACTTAATTTACGCAGCTTCACCAAATGTTCAATTGTTTTCAAAATCAGGAATCGGTTTTCACTCCAACGACAGCCGTGTGGTCACCGCAAATCAAGGTGAAGAAATTTTACCCCTTGCCTTCGGCTCTGATTTAGGTACGATTATCAAACCTACCGATAGATTTGTGGTAAATGCCGCGTTATGGTATCTTTTTCTTCAGCAAGAATTCGTTTATGTTGGTGATGCCGGTATTGTTGAACCCAGTGGAAAAACACGTAGGCTAGGTGCTGATCTCGGTTTACGATATCAAATAACAGATTGGCTTTATGCCAATGGTGATGTTAATTATACTCACGCTAGAAGTACGGAAGACCCAAACGGTGAAAACTTCATTCCATTAGCTCCTGATTTTACTTCATCCGCTGGCTTATCCTTTAGAGATTTAAGTAACTTTTCTGGTGGCATCAACTATCGATATGTTAATGATAGACCGGCCAACGAAGACAACTCAATTGTAGCCGAAGGATATTTCGTAACCGATATGAACTTAAATTACTCGATTAAAAATTGGACTTTAGGTGTTATAGTGGAGAACTTGTTCGATACAGAATGGAACGAAACCCAATTCGCGACCGAAAGTAGATTGCTAAATGAAAATCAATCTTTCGAAGAGATTCATTTTACACCAGGAACACCTTTTTACATTCGTGGTAAGATTTCAGTCAATTTCTAA
- a CDS encoding amino acid adenylation domain-containing protein produces the protein MPPMKTQYENLLPLTQSQMTLWTGQQMHPNVPLHDVVYTFDINDTLNESIFEQAFQILVSENDIFRTVFIDIKGTPHQGINKNAVADFKVIDFGHRTIDETHSYIKEQTLIPLNVSKQVYESSLFKTSEKRYIWYLKLHHLVTDAVTYSILYNRMATLYGDLLNNKTSAPAESASFRDYVQHEQEVQHGKINESNKKYWANKVSKDIQNFKFYGEKNDALSTEAERIELSIGTLRTKKLKELANKSDVRGWTQDLTLFNIFATLYSSLLYRTSGQKSLVIGSPAHNRSERRFHTTAGLFIEVLPYSIQIEDNDTFNTVLQRIKVESNSFLKNAGPGMTGAVKERNISALLNFITADFPDFNGHSTKINWVHNEHIDSAHSIRCHVYDFQKNGDYRLAFDIKKTFLNGRKPVDIANHFLKLLDAILDDIKKPIEQIELVSADEKQNLIESYQKIIKPDKSVLERFEKWASEKPNGIAIQFEEQTLTYSNLNKKANRLARYLKAKNIDHNSTVAIHFNRSPEYIIAILAVLKTGAAFVPIASDQPRARLEYIYSNSNSSLMLTDRNFQSKISIDANEIINIHEIAPSLDSKSSKNLNLDINKDTLSYVLYTSGSTGRPKGVKITNKSLVNYLNWAQNYYQVDENSVFALFTSIGFDLTITSTFLPIINGGRMIIYKEGDLGPDTTLLRVVEDNQVDTIKLTPSHLALLKGKTFDDSTIHTMILGGEDLKVSLAQEISASFSKKLRIFNEYGPTEATVGCIASEFNPAKHIESSVPIGHPIENIQAYIFDDYMNLVPNGVSGELFIGGVGLAKGYIGASEMTLEKFIDNPYDPSSKLYKSGDLVRLNKDGEFEYLGRIDDQIKLRGHRIELSEIEATLNQLVDIDNCAVVLVENEQSIPEEEVVNCTKCGLPSNYPSTDFDDQGVCHLCRAFDTYKEKAHRYFKNDEQLVSLLSSKRDKSVNYDCISLLSGGKDSTYVLARLINMGLKVLAFTMDNGYISEQAKANIDRIVTRLGVDHVYGKTPHMNEIFVDSLHRHKNVCNGCFKTIYTLSTKIALEKNIPFIVTGLSRGQFFETRLTEELFWDDDLDTTKIDQTILEARKLYHQESDAVKKLLDTSMFDDDETFEKVQFVDFYRFSDVSLEEMLIFLKEKAGWVRPTDTGRSTNCLINQVGIYVHKKELGYSNYSFPYSWDVRLGHKTRNESLEEINEVIDEIEVKRIIQEIGYNKIEDDEKNSNKLVAYYTGNPNLSINEIQTSLAKELPSYMVPSVFKHLTEIPLTKNGKMDKAGLKNLSGAQLEMDTPYVAPRNEIEELIESIWKEVLQLKKVGVHDDFIALGGHSLAAIRVTARINEEIEMNFPLNKVFEHTTIASYATYIEQTLTALLEN, from the coding sequence ATGCCCCCTATGAAAACGCAATATGAAAATTTATTACCACTAACACAAAGTCAAATGACCTTGTGGACAGGGCAGCAAATGCACCCCAATGTTCCGTTGCACGATGTGGTTTATACATTTGATATAAATGACACTCTAAATGAATCAATTTTTGAGCAAGCATTTCAAATACTTGTAAGTGAGAATGATATTTTCAGAACTGTTTTTATAGATATAAAAGGTACGCCCCACCAAGGCATCAACAAAAATGCTGTTGCAGATTTTAAGGTTATAGATTTTGGGCATCGAACAATAGATGAGACTCATTCCTATATTAAAGAGCAAACTCTTATACCTTTAAACGTCTCTAAGCAAGTTTATGAGAGTAGTCTTTTTAAAACAAGTGAAAAGAGGTATATATGGTATTTGAAACTGCATCATTTAGTTACGGATGCAGTAACCTATTCTATTTTATACAATCGAATGGCCACGTTATATGGCGACTTACTTAACAATAAAACCAGTGCTCCAGCTGAATCTGCCTCTTTTAGAGATTATGTGCAGCATGAACAAGAGGTACAGCACGGTAAAATAAACGAATCCAACAAAAAATACTGGGCCAATAAAGTCTCAAAAGACATACAAAATTTTAAATTCTACGGAGAAAAAAATGACGCTTTGTCCACCGAAGCTGAGCGTATCGAATTATCAATCGGTACTTTACGCACCAAAAAACTTAAAGAATTAGCAAACAAATCGGATGTAAGAGGTTGGACGCAAGATTTAACCCTATTCAACATTTTTGCCACGCTCTATTCTAGTTTACTTTATCGTACCAGTGGCCAAAAAAGCTTAGTCATCGGTTCTCCTGCCCACAATCGAAGTGAGCGAAGGTTCCATACTACAGCGGGGCTTTTTATAGAAGTGCTCCCTTACTCTATACAAATTGAAGATAACGATACATTTAATACAGTTCTGCAACGCATTAAAGTGGAAAGTAATTCATTTTTGAAAAATGCTGGGCCTGGAATGACCGGTGCTGTCAAAGAAAGGAATATCTCAGCTCTACTCAATTTCATTACAGCTGATTTCCCTGATTTCAACGGACACTCTACTAAAATCAATTGGGTACATAACGAACATATAGACAGCGCCCATAGCATTAGATGTCATGTTTATGATTTTCAAAAGAATGGGGACTATCGCTTGGCTTTCGATATTAAAAAAACTTTCTTGAACGGTAGAAAACCGGTAGACATAGCCAACCATTTTTTAAAGCTGCTCGATGCAATTTTAGATGATATTAAGAAGCCAATAGAGCAGATTGAACTGGTAAGTGCTGATGAAAAGCAGAATCTCATCGAATCTTATCAAAAAATTATAAAACCAGATAAATCTGTTTTAGAACGTTTTGAAAAATGGGCCTCTGAAAAGCCAAATGGCATCGCGATACAGTTTGAAGAACAAACACTCACCTATTCTAACTTAAATAAAAAAGCGAATAGGTTAGCACGATATTTAAAGGCTAAAAACATTGATCATAATTCGACAGTAGCCATACATTTTAATCGTAGTCCAGAATACATAATCGCTATTTTGGCAGTTTTGAAAACCGGGGCCGCTTTTGTACCCATAGCTTCGGATCAACCTAGAGCAAGGCTTGAATATATCTATTCTAACTCGAACAGCTCATTAATGCTAACGGACAGAAATTTTCAGTCAAAAATTAGTATCGATGCGAACGAGATTATTAATATACATGAAATAGCACCTAGTCTCGATTCTAAATCATCGAAAAATTTAAATCTCGACATTAATAAAGACACACTTTCATATGTTCTTTATACTTCCGGTAGTACGGGCAGACCTAAAGGTGTCAAAATCACTAATAAGAGTCTGGTAAACTATCTGAACTGGGCTCAAAATTATTACCAAGTAGATGAAAATTCAGTTTTTGCGCTGTTCACCTCTATCGGGTTCGACCTAACGATTACTTCAACGTTTCTACCTATAATAAATGGTGGTAGAATGATTATCTACAAGGAGGGTGATTTAGGGCCTGACACCACGCTCCTTCGAGTGGTAGAGGATAATCAAGTCGACACTATTAAGTTAACTCCCTCTCATTTAGCATTATTGAAAGGAAAAACTTTTGATGACTCAACCATACATACGATGATTTTGGGTGGTGAAGACCTTAAGGTTTCTCTTGCCCAAGAAATTAGCGCATCCTTTTCAAAAAAGCTTAGAATATTCAATGAATATGGTCCTACTGAAGCAACCGTAGGATGTATTGCCTCTGAATTCAATCCAGCCAAACATATAGAAAGTTCGGTACCTATTGGTCATCCTATTGAAAATATACAAGCCTATATTTTTGACGATTATATGAATTTAGTACCCAACGGGGTTTCTGGCGAACTCTTTATAGGAGGTGTCGGGTTGGCCAAAGGTTATATCGGGGCTTCAGAAATGACATTGGAAAAATTCATAGATAACCCTTATGATCCTAGTTCAAAACTATACAAATCGGGTGATTTGGTACGCTTGAATAAAGATGGCGAATTTGAGTATTTAGGCAGAATAGATGATCAGATCAAGCTTCGTGGGCATAGAATCGAGCTATCGGAAATAGAAGCTACTTTAAATCAACTTGTAGATATCGATAACTGTGCAGTTGTATTGGTAGAAAATGAACAATCGATTCCTGAAGAAGAAGTAGTTAATTGTACCAAATGTGGCCTACCTTCAAACTACCCCAGTACAGACTTTGATGACCAAGGCGTTTGTCACCTATGCAGGGCCTTCGATACCTATAAAGAAAAGGCACATCGGTATTTTAAAAATGACGAGCAGTTGGTAAGCCTTCTATCCTCAAAACGCGACAAGAGCGTAAACTATGACTGTATATCGTTATTGAGTGGCGGCAAAGATAGCACCTATGTACTTGCTCGTCTGATAAATATGGGGTTAAAGGTATTGGCCTTCACAATGGATAATGGCTATATTTCCGAACAAGCTAAAGCTAATATCGATAGAATCGTCACTCGTTTAGGGGTCGACCATGTGTATGGCAAAACACCTCATATGAATGAAATTTTTGTCGATAGCCTTCACAGACATAAAAATGTTTGCAATGGTTGCTTTAAGACCATTTATACCCTGAGCACCAAAATTGCCTTAGAGAAGAACATTCCGTTTATAGTCACGGGACTTTCAAGAGGGCAATTTTTTGAAACTAGATTGACCGAAGAACTCTTTTGGGATGATGATTTGGACACAACCAAAATAGACCAAACTATTTTAGAAGCGAGAAAGTTGTACCATCAAGAATCAGATGCCGTCAAAAAGCTACTCGACACTTCGATGTTCGATGACGATGAAACATTTGAAAAGGTTCAATTTGTCGACTTTTATAGATTCAGTGATGTAAGTCTGGAAGAAATGCTCATATTCCTCAAGGAGAAAGCAGGATGGGTACGCCCCACAGATACTGGGCGTTCGACCAATTGTTTAATCAATCAAGTAGGTATTTATGTTCATAAAAAAGAATTGGGTTATAGCAACTACTCCTTTCCTTATAGTTGGGATGTTCGCCTAGGGCATAAAACCCGTAACGAAAGTCTTGAAGAAATCAATGAAGTTATCGATGAAATAGAGGTCAAAAGAATTATTCAAGAAATTGGCTATAACAAAATCGAAGATGATGAAAAAAACTCAAATAAACTTGTCGCCTATTATACGGGCAACCCCAATTTATCTATAAACGAAATTCAAACCTCACTGGCGAAAGAACTGCCTTCGTATATGGTTCCTTCAGTTTTCAAGCATTTAACTGAAATTCCTCTGACGAAAAATGGAAAAATGGACAAGGCAGGACTAAAAAATCTTTCGGGTGCCCAATTAGAAATGGATACACCTTACGTCGCCCCTAGAAACGAAATTGAAGAGCTGATTGAAAGTATTTGGAAAGAAGTGTTACAACTTAAAAAAGTAGGGGTTCACGACGACTTTATAGCTCTTGGAGGGCATTCGTTGGCAGCCATTCGAGTTACCGCAAGAATTAATGAAGAGATAGAAATGAATTTTCCATTAAACAAAGTTTTTGAACATACGACCATTGCGTCATATGCAACTTACATAGAACAAACCTTGACAGCTTTATTAGAAAATTAA
- a CDS encoding tyrosine-protein phosphatase YwqE encodes MFNFFSKKKFLVDYLGGFVDIHNHILPGIDDGSKSVDESIALIKGFKEFGVNRFVATPHIMNNYYPNTGSSIKESLNKLRNGMKGVDLHNVHIEASAEHMIDDNFENLLDTDSVMPMKDNYLLIEMSYLQPPINFDEALVKTVEKHFFPILAHPERYGFLHFRKRKYSEFKEQGIMFQMNLLSLGDYYGKDVTKVAHELLDQGQIDFIGSDVHNINQLSSLKNLTISEKTAEKLLPIINNTIANFY; translated from the coding sequence ATGTTCAATTTTTTTAGTAAGAAAAAATTTTTAGTAGATTATTTAGGTGGATTTGTAGATATTCACAATCATATACTCCCAGGTATAGATGATGGCTCTAAATCTGTTGATGAATCAATAGCTCTTATTAAAGGTTTTAAAGAATTCGGTGTAAATCGCTTTGTTGCGACCCCTCACATTATGAATAACTATTACCCAAATACAGGTAGTTCAATTAAGGAATCTCTTAATAAATTGAGAAATGGTATGAAAGGGGTGGACTTACATAATGTTCACATCGAAGCATCAGCGGAACATATGATAGACGACAACTTTGAAAATTTATTGGATACTGATTCTGTCATGCCGATGAAAGACAACTACTTACTGATTGAAATGTCTTATTTACAACCTCCAATAAACTTTGATGAAGCCCTCGTCAAAACAGTAGAAAAACACTTCTTTCCTATTTTGGCTCACCCTGAGCGCTACGGGTTTTTACATTTTAGAAAACGCAAGTATTCTGAATTTAAAGAACAGGGTATAATGTTTCAAATGAATCTTTTATCACTAGGTGATTATTATGGAAAAGATGTAACTAAAGTTGCCCATGAACTGTTGGACCAAGGCCAAATAGATTTTATTGGATCTGATGTGCACAATATAAATCAACTTAGTTCATTGAAAAACCTAACTATCTCTGAAAAAACAGCAGAGAAACTTTTGCCAATTATCAATAATACTATTGCAAATTTTTACTAG
- a CDS encoding acyl carrier protein, with the protein MKDKIESFIINNLASEPLDKIYDDEDLLGSGILDSLGMMNLINFIENEADIKIPSEDMTIENFMTIKSIMHYLSR; encoded by the coding sequence ATGAAAGATAAGATAGAATCATTCATTATTAATAATCTAGCTAGCGAACCTCTAGATAAAATTTATGATGATGAAGATTTATTAGGTAGCGGAATTTTAGACTCTTTGGGTATGATGAACCTCATCAATTTCATTGAAAACGAAGCTGATATAAAGATACCTTCAGAAGATATGACCATAGAAAACTTTATGACTATAAAAAGTATCATGCATTATCTTTCGAGATAA